TATGCGGCCGCGTTCTACCGGGAGGACGGGAGGATCCTCGTCGCCATGAAAGGCGCTCCTGAGGTGGTGATCCCCCGCTGCCCGACCGCCCCGCCTGGTGCCGGGGAGGAGGCCGCCCTCCTTGCGGCCCGAGGTTTCAGGGTCATTGCCGTGGCTTCCGGTGAGGTTGCGGGCGGCGTTGACCTCCCCTTCGACGAGGGGGACATCCCGCCTCTTTTTTTCCTTGGCCTCGCCTGCTTCATCGATCCCCTCAGGCACGATGCGGCGACAGCGGTGGAGACCTGCAGGCAGGCCGGGATCAGGGTGGTGATGGTCACCGGCGACCACCCGGCGACGGCGCTGGCGATCGCGCGTGACCTTGGCATTGCCTCGTCTGAAGGCGACATCGTCACCGGGGAGGACCTGGCAGGGGCCGGGTCGCCGGACAGTCCTGCATTCCGTGACCTGGTCGCGAAGGCGCAGGTCTTCTCCCGCGTCGCCCCCCTCCAGAAGTCCGCGATCGTGGAGGGGCTTCAGGGGGAAGGGCACTATGTCGCCGTGACCGGTGACGGGGTGAACGACGCCCCGGCCCTCAGGCGGGCGAACATCGGTGTTGCCATGGGTTCAGGGACAGACCTCGCGAAGGACACTGCCTCGATCATCATCACCGACGACGCCTTCTCCTCGATCGTCTCCGGGATCGAGGGTGGCCGGGCGACCTATGACAACATCAGGAAGGTCACCTATCTCCTCATATCCACCGGGGCCGCTGAAGTCCTCCTTTTCACCCTCGCCCTCCTTGCGGGGCTGCCCCTCCCCCTCCTTGCCGTACAACTCCTCTGGCTGAACCTGGTGACCAATGGCATCCAGGACGTCGCCCTCGCCTTTGAGGGTGGCGAACCCGACGTGATGGGGCGGAGGCCGCGGTCCCCCAGGGAAGGGATCTTCAACCGCCTGATGGTCGAAGAAACCCTTGTCTCGGGCTCGTACATCGGCGTCACCGCCTTCCTCCTCTGGGTGTGGCTGATCGGGGGTGGTTGGGGTGAGGAAGCGGCGCGAAACGTCCTCCTCCTCTTCATGGTCCTGATGGAGAACGTCCATGCCTTCAACTGCCGTTCTGAGTGCGGGTCTATTTTTCGGATCCCTGTCGGCCGGAATCCGTTTCTTATCGTCGGCGTGATGGCGGCGCAGGGCATCCATATCATTGCGATGCAGGTTCCGGTGATGCAGGGCGTCCTTGGTGTCGCCCCCGTCTCTCTCCCCCTCTGGCTCTCCCTGCTTACAATCGCCCTCTCTCTGGTCTTTGTTATGGAAGTCTACAAGTATCTCTGCCGGAAACGGTGACCTGCCCTCCGCGCTAACGGATCACAAACCCTATCCCGATTGAGCGCAAATCGTAAAAGTTATCGACGGGCGGCATATCCGCCCTCATGCTGTTGGTGATATCATTCGGAGAGAACCTGAATCTGCGGATGTCGTGAAGCAGAAGACCGCACGTCTCTCGGTCGTTTCGAACACACTCCTTGTGGTGACGAAACTCGCCGTAGGGTGTGCGATCGGATCGGTCGGTATTATCTCCGAGGCGATCCATTCCGGGATCGACCTTGTGGCCGCGGGTATTGCCTTCCTGTCCATAAGAAAGGCGTCAGAGCCCGCTGACGCCTGCCATCGTTTCGGCCACGGGAAGTTCGAGGACTTTTCCGGCCTCATCGAGGCAATCCTCATCTTCGTGGCGGCCGCTCTCATCATCAGGGAAGCGCTCGGAACCCTCCTTACGGGAAGCCACGGCCTTGCCATGGATGCCCTCGGATTCGGCATGGCCGTGATGCTCCTCTCGGCCGGCGTGAACTGGTATGTCTCGGCCCGCCTGATGCGGGCGGCGAAGGAGACCGAGTCGATCGCCCTTGAAAGCGACGCATGGCACCTGCGGACCGACGTGTACACCTCCCTTGCGATGCTTGCCGGGCTTGTCGCCATCAGGCTTACCGGCCTTGTCGTCCTCGACGCCGTCTTCGCCCTCGGCGTCGCGGTGATCATCATGAAGGCGGCCTTTGACCTGACGCGGCGGGCCTTCTCCGACCTCACCGACCATGCCCTCCCGCCCGAGGAGGAGGAGCGGATCCGGCAGATCATCTGTGACCATTCTTCGGATGTGGTGGACTTCCACGCTCTCAGGACAAGGCGGGCCGGTTCGGAGCGCTTCATCGACCTCCACCTCGTCGTCTCTCGGGCTGATAGTCTTCAGACAGCCTATGACCTGGTGAAACATATCGAGTCCGACATCGGGCTTGAGTTTCCCCGGGCTAATGTCTCGATCCGGGTCGAACCCTGCCCGGCAGAGTGTGCGCACTGCCCCTCGATCTGTCACTCCGGCAAAGAGGAACCGGACCGGCGGCACGGCGCATGAAAATAGTTTGAATGGTCTGGATCAGAGATGGCCCTTCAGACCATCTTCGTCCCCCAGACCGTGTGTTCGTACCGTTGCGCCTTTTCCGCCCCCCGAGTACAGAAGAAGGTGTACTTCAGCCCCATATCCCGTGCAACCGGGCATGTCGGGCAGATGCACATCGATTTCAACTTCTCAACTGCCGCCTGAACGTCTTCAGGCGCCATATTTTTCATTGCCTGGACTTTCTCCTCAAAGGTGTCCATCGTGTCTTCCCCGCCAAGAGGGGATACACACGCTATAAAAAGATGTCTCTGGAAAAAAGGAGGAAGTTGCCCGCGCGCCTTCAGGCCCCGTGCAGACCGGTGAGGTCTTCAAGGACCTTTGCCACGTCGATCCAGATCACAAGGCCGGTCGCATCGGTCTCGTCGCTCTTATTCTCCCGTGTCTTGATGATCCCTTTCACATAGGCCTCGCGGCAGAGGCCTGCGTCCATCTTCTCCACGTCGGCCTCAGTGACCTGCATCACGGCGCTGACGTCGTCGACGATGATCCCGAGGTTTGAAC
This window of the Methanofollis ethanolicus genome carries:
- a CDS encoding DUF2769 domain-containing protein, giving the protein MDTFEEKVQAMKNMAPEDVQAAVEKLKSMCICPTCPVARDMGLKYTFFCTRGAEKAQRYEHTVWGTKMV
- a CDS encoding cation diffusion facilitator family transporter produces the protein MKQKTARLSVVSNTLLVVTKLAVGCAIGSVGIISEAIHSGIDLVAAGIAFLSIRKASEPADACHRFGHGKFEDFSGLIEAILIFVAAALIIREALGTLLTGSHGLAMDALGFGMAVMLLSAGVNWYVSARLMRAAKETESIALESDAWHLRTDVYTSLAMLAGLVAIRLTGLVVLDAVFALGVAVIIMKAAFDLTRRAFSDLTDHALPPEEEERIRQIICDHSSDVVDFHALRTRRAGSERFIDLHLVVSRADSLQTAYDLVKHIESDIGLEFPRANVSIRVEPCPAECAHCPSICHSGKEEPDRRHGA